In Parasteatoda tepidariorum isolate YZ-2023 chromosome 8, CAS_Ptep_4.0, whole genome shotgun sequence, the DNA window actaaaaaataaagacttaaaatttggtaactttcAATGCTATTTTGTTAACTCACTAAAGAGAAACAAAAACccaaaattaagtttcttaattattattaattaaccgAGTCATTTTCAAAGGGATTTTGAGAACTACTGTCTTTCATGACATTTAGTTTctcaaaaaatctaatatttgaccATTTGGGTTTTGTTTTGTTCCTGTAACGAAGTAAGAAAATATGGATACTATAAGGAAACTAGAATgaagcttattaaaattttacttacatacATTTTGTCTGCTGTACTGTCTGAGTAAAGTATCCTTCCTGTGGTATCTGCACCACGTACTTCCACACGCCCTGGTAATTCCTGGCAAATGTCGGTGTGACATATTCTTCGGACGATGGGCAGGGCGTGGGCGGCAGGTCATCACTGGGCCTTCTGGTCTCTGCCGTCTCTAGGTCTGCAGTCACTGGCTTCCGTTTCCCCAAGCCTCTCAGAGGGGATGCATCGCTGGCCATCAACTTTAACACTAAGGAGAGAGCACTGCTGCTGCCTGGTGATGCACCTGTCAACACTGACAGGACATGGGCCAGCGTTGAAGGCTCTTCTTccctgaaagaaagaaaaaaaaaatatttaaaaaaattcataaataaatcgATAGATAGATGAAGAAGTAGTTAACtgaatagttaaatatatagataaataaacagatagataaatacatatataaatagataAGTAAATCGATaataaacagataaataaataagtggataagtaaatagttaaataaatgaatagaaaaaaagaaaaactatctgTAGCGCATGGTTTGGTTTGCAGTTTTCCTTTTGTTCTGTGACTCGAGAAAGTGAAAGCAAACTTATTGGCTgtcgaaatgggctacaggtggaAGCAAAACTCTCTATCTACGGCAACAATTCGCATGTTTTCACCATTTGGGTGTGAAGAGTCATAGGAGAAGGGCATACGTTAGTTTCTCTTTTGATttcaaatggaataaaaatttttaagctgagAACTAAATTGagcatagttttgaaaaaaagctatgtagaaataaaaaaaaaaatatttttgacaattaaatacgaaaaatattaaaaaagaggaaaatatcgTAATATATTCCTATAGAACTGAGAAGAAGAGGAGAGAGAAGGGTCAAGACATGGAATCGGTGTTCTCtgcagatggcgtattcgagcgttgcgatcgcgaattaccACTGTACGTGAGTTTGGGACTTCATTATCTAcctgtattaatatatttggtaCCGATTAAAATACCACATAGTAACTTAATATCAGTAGTATCTATTACTAGAATTAACTAAGCATCGTTGTCATAAATAATTCTTCGACGATTTTTAACAATCtccgaataaataattttctccatTAACTTTTGATAATAGAGGCACATTTCAGAAGTTTAACTATTATCAAAATCGTGATTTCAGAAAACGTAAGAATACTAATTCTCTGACGTAGCTCTAACATACCATCCATCTCAATTATTGTGCTTAACagacaaaaaaactaaaaatgggGCTGTCGTAGTTGagtagtagtactttatttacgtagcACTAGAGTGCAATGCGCCATTAGCGAAAGTCTGGGAAAAATCCTAGAGGATGATCCGCATCCTTGCCAACCCAATTTAGATCCTTGCTGCAAAGTCAAAGGGGATGGCTTTTCCCGCTTTGATAGCTCGACTACCAGCCCGTGAAGTCGAGCATTGTACGATAGAATAATTTACGTTCCTGTGTTAAATTACTGTGGAGATTAATTGGCATAGAGTAGCAAAATCCCCTGTCAGCATGGCaggaacattttaaaagcacagAACTGACCGTGCAGTTTACCCACACGCACAGTTGTTCCCAAGGAATGACGGGACACGACACAAGCACTCTTTGCGAAGCACGTGTCACCTATTAGTGTCCCCAACAAAACGGcccttatttaaaaaacaaccctcgtatattgatttatattatataaatttatattatatagattCACATGATAGAGAgagatttatattatataaatccttttattattatgtagaTTGTTACTCACGTTGGAGTTGAATCTTTGACAGAACCAAGTCCATTCCCAATCAGTCCCATACTCGAGAGCGTGCTCAGGAGACCCATAACCGCATCCGCCATGTTCATTCCACCTCCGCCATTACTGTCCACCGATTCTGCATTAAGAGAGGGTCGAGCCGCAGTCGATGCTTCCATAGCAACAGGCTGCTGTTGTGCCTCGTTGTTGAGTGAAGAAGCAAAACTTTGTGTGAGGGCACTCACTAAAGCTAGTGGAACTTTGTTGTTCGATATCAATGAAGATAACGAACAAAGTctgcaaagaaaaagaaataatacttaaaattttttcaagtatcCTAACATCACAACTTCTACTCTTCTGttcacaaagattttttttttttaaatctagacaCTCTGGATAACTTTGGAGATAAGGATTAGATTTTCATGTACTAAGTCAAGGCACGAAATTTCCACTCGTCAAtggctattaaatatttagggCTGACCGGTAAGCTGCTCTGTTTAATGTTGAGTTTTAAATCAAActacaatactttttttcagatttgagaGCTTGCTTTATGCGATATAGATGGGGAAGTCACAATAGCTGAAAGGTGGCCGCACACTCTTTGAAGACTCAGAATTTCTGTAAGTGGGAAGTCCAAAGAGAATTTGACCCTAAGGCGTCAATTGACAAACGGCATTtcaatgtaaaaagaaaattaagaatacaGACATGATGAAAGTACATTTCtgatattattcttattattatgaCTTGATGATATGTGGATGATTAATGGACTTTTTAGGagccttattttattattattttgtgacaAATTATTCCATTTATCAGTTTCTACATACTTTCACAGTTTTGATCcccaaaaaattctttatgctACATGTGTTAacgctttaaaaattgttcatatttttttgtgaaaatagtgttaaataagaatattagtGTAACTAGttcatttagaatttaaacttCATACACTAACTAAGTTTGATGGTCTGCTTTGTAGGTCGACCGATGAGTGCAAATACACAACGTCAACGGGGCAAAACCTCTGAAACTGTATCAGTTTGAATGTTGTCTAAGAAAATTGATCCGTGAAGCAAGAAAAGAGGTTCTATTGCATAACAGGCTCTACTTTATGTGTGTTTGAGATAAGGGTAAACCTTTTCGCATGCTTTGTTACTggattttgtttatattcagaACAAAGATAAGGCCTTTAcgaggaaaatatttacattttggcTTTAAGCTCGATTAACAATTAACTTAGTGACATCACACTGTGAACATTTGACTAGCTGTCCATTAAGTTTCTAgatctctaaataaacatacattttttttctccgcaaTAGGATTCGATTCATTGTCTATAATTTCTTTGAAgagcaaaaaatgtttttaaaaattaacaaaaaacaaaattgttaaacttattttaattatgctttactagaacaatttatttaaatgaatttttgcattattttaattactttgtgaTTTGCGTTGAAAACCTTCAAAGAGTTAAAACTAGAGGAgtcattgaaatttcgaaaaatgtaaCCCTGGCACTGACTCTAAATAACGTTCTTCTATGGATGGTTGAGTGAATGTAAAGCAATTATCTAAAACcgtaagaaatttataaaatttccggtgtatccctcctcttatgttatgcttacaaggcgatgtgtgaacagctttaatattctaggaagtgattttaatttacgcgtaattttaccttttataagattttttttgtaagcagTTCGTGAACCTTTTTAGGAATATCAcgacataaataaagtttgccatgttttgagtgttattcCTTATTTGGGtgtatttgtgtaaaatagcaccgtttgttattttttgggtaGCATCATAACAAGCTTGCGAAGTCTCCCGAATTCATTTGTGgtttgtttcgttgaaagttaaatagaatgaacacgttatattgaaaacactacaagtataataGTATTGGATTGTGCGTTTTTTCAAGATTAGGCGAAAAGATCAATCAgaagcagtaacccggaagtcttacgACGAATTTTAACCTCTAGCGCCATCTGTGCTTAGTTTTACACGGTCAACCATCCATAGATAGGTTCTATGTTTTCAGCCACCACCTCCACAACTAGTTTCGGAAATATCTTCGAACTTTTTATTACACAgctattttttctatatataattttacatgaaggataatttttaaatcaaatcaattttttaatttttaatgaaaagccttataatttaaattatggatAAAGAACCGTCTAAAGCTAAGCCCAGGTGGCGCTAGCGGTGAAGGCTTCGTAATAAGACTTCCGGATTACTATTCCAGATTCACTTTTACGCCTAGGCTTAAAAAACGCGCCAACCTTCGTTGTTATTGTACTGTTTTCAAGGTAACTTGTGTTATTTACCATTCAATTTGTAAATCCATTTAACTTCAGGTAAAGACataaaaaaactgagaataacACTCAAATCATAGCAACACTTACGCTTTAATTATGCCGTGATATCAGAGCAGAGAGATGCATGGGAAATTTTGAATGGATAGTGTTTtgattataaatgtaaacagcAAC includes these proteins:
- the LOC107448881 gene encoding uncharacterized protein isoform X2 gives rise to the protein MGIFKQSIIYAIVLLFCPGGMLCGDVRRGENEGYYAFEKAPSRFMRPPQVRKPPYMMSTVPCQMRESKRPKYTLCGDLNKGFIPINPMGQEFNGHPYPFELIKNKTLIFLSKTLPYLKEDPKIPKVTKFQTKKQHQRHRRSMEMMKNATENETSGRQNCESGGILCSLSSLISNNKVPLALVSALTQSFASSLNNEAQQQPVAMEASTAARPSLNAESVDSNGGGGMNMADAVMGLLSTLSSMGLIGNGLGSVKDSTPTEEEPSTLAHVLSVLTGASPGSSSALSLVLKLMASDASPLRGLGKRKPVTADLETAETRRPSDDLPPTPCPSSEEYVTPTFARNYQGVWKYVVQIPQEGYFTQTVQQTK